In Thermococcus sp., a single genomic region encodes these proteins:
- the gcvH gene encoding glycine cleavage system protein GcvH — translation MIEVGEYRVKEGLYYTKDHEWVQVLEDGTVLVGISDYAQKELGDLAYVELPEVGKELNKGDVLCELESVKAVSEVYAPVSGEVVEVNEELEDSPELLNEDPYEHWIAKLKPSNLEEELKELMDAEAYAKYLESL, via the coding sequence ATGATTGAGGTCGGTGAATACAGGGTCAAGGAGGGCCTCTACTACACCAAGGACCACGAGTGGGTTCAGGTTCTTGAGGACGGGACGGTTTTAGTTGGCATAAGCGACTATGCCCAGAAGGAACTTGGTGATCTCGCTTATGTCGAACTCCCCGAGGTCGGGAAAGAGCTCAACAAGGGCGACGTTCTCTGTGAGCTCGAGAGCGTTAAGGCCGTTTCCGAGGTCTACGCCCCCGTCAGCGGTGAAGTCGTTGAGGTCAACGAGGAACTCGAGGATTCACCCGAGCTACTCAACGAAGACCCCTACGAGCACTGGATTGCCAAACTCAAGCCGAGCAACCTTGAGGAAGAACTCAAAGAACTTATGGACGCGGAAGCCTACGCCAAGTATCTTGAGAGCCTCTGA
- the gltA gene encoding NADPH-dependent glutamate synthase, which produces MAVKRKLIKERVPTPERPPEERIHDFKEVNLGYTFELAVKEAERCLQCPANYAPCIKGCPVHINIPGFISKLVEYRDDPDRAVKEALQVIWACNSLPATTGRVCPQEDQCEMNCVMGRVGDKINIGKLERFVADYAREKGIDEQLLFEMVPKIEKKGQKVAIIGAGPAGLTAAGELAKLGYDVTIYEALHEPGGVLMYGIPEFRLPKSIVESEIDKLRKLGVKILTDHIVGKTVTIKELLQEYDAVFIGSGAGTPRLINAPGINLNGIYTANEFLTRVNLMKAYLFPEYDTPVKVGKRVIVIGAGNTAMDAARSARRFGAEVIIAYRRGEEDVSAREEEVEHAKEEGIKFEYFITPVEFIGDENGNVKAVKFEKMKPLDERDARGKRKIVGTGEYVTIEADTVIIAIGKHPNRLIINTPGLKVERGKIVVDENLMTSIPGVFAGGDAIRGEATVILAMGDGRRAAKAIHEYLTKKREGKANA; this is translated from the coding sequence ATGGCCGTTAAGAGGAAACTCATCAAGGAGCGCGTTCCCACCCCCGAAAGGCCCCCTGAGGAGAGGATACACGACTTCAAAGAGGTCAACCTCGGCTACACCTTCGAGTTAGCTGTTAAAGAAGCCGAGCGCTGTTTGCAGTGTCCGGCTAACTACGCGCCCTGTATCAAGGGCTGTCCCGTTCACATCAACATTCCGGGCTTCATAAGCAAACTTGTCGAATACCGCGACGACCCGGACAGGGCTGTAAAGGAGGCCCTTCAAGTAATCTGGGCCTGCAATTCCCTTCCAGCCACAACGGGAAGGGTCTGCCCGCAGGAGGATCAGTGTGAGATGAACTGTGTCATGGGCAGGGTAGGTGACAAGATAAACATCGGCAAGCTTGAAAGGTTTGTGGCTGACTACGCCCGCGAGAAAGGCATAGATGAACAGCTCCTCTTTGAGATGGTGCCGAAGATAGAGAAGAAAGGGCAGAAAGTTGCCATCATCGGTGCCGGGCCCGCTGGCCTTACCGCCGCTGGCGAGTTAGCTAAGCTCGGCTACGACGTTACCATCTACGAGGCCCTCCACGAGCCCGGAGGAGTTTTGATGTACGGCATTCCAGAGTTCAGACTGCCGAAGAGCATCGTTGAGAGCGAGATTGACAAGCTCAGAAAGCTCGGCGTTAAAATCCTGACGGACCACATCGTCGGAAAGACCGTAACCATTAAAGAACTCCTCCAGGAGTACGATGCCGTCTTCATCGGTTCCGGTGCCGGAACGCCGAGGCTAATCAACGCGCCGGGCATAAACCTCAACGGGATTTACACCGCCAACGAGTTCCTCACCAGGGTCAACCTCATGAAGGCCTATCTGTTCCCTGAGTACGATACCCCCGTCAAGGTCGGAAAGCGCGTTATCGTTATAGGTGCCGGAAACACCGCGATGGACGCGGCTAGGAGTGCCAGGCGCTTCGGTGCCGAGGTAATCATAGCCTACCGCCGTGGCGAAGAGGATGTCTCAGCGAGGGAGGAGGAAGTTGAGCACGCCAAGGAAGAGGGCATAAAGTTCGAGTACTTCATTACCCCTGTAGAGTTCATAGGCGACGAGAACGGCAACGTTAAAGCTGTAAAGTTCGAGAAGATGAAACCACTCGATGAGAGGGACGCGAGAGGAAAGAGGAAGATAGTCGGAACTGGCGAGTACGTGACGATAGAGGCCGACACGGTAATCATAGCCATCGGAAAGCACCCGAACAGGCTCATTATCAACACGCCCGGCCTTAAGGTCGAGCGCGGTAAAATAGTCGTCGACGAGAACCTCATGACCAGCATTCCAGGAGTCTTCGCCGGTGGCGACGCTATAAGGGGCGAGGCGACTGTTATTTTGGCTATGGGTGACGGAAGGCGCGCTGCCAAGGCAATCCACGAGTACCTCACGAAGAAGAGGGAAGGAAAGGCGAACGCTTAG
- a CDS encoding cation:proton antiporter yields MQIIGYVLIIIAFGRFLAELFERLGYPGIVGEITAGLILGYVLTNVPAEEMNLLAEFGIFFLMISAGLEITPEELHMGGRKALPVYLVTLGVMLLVTLPFTGYRIGTGNMLAASILAVASAPIVVRLKRFFGEDYLHVALSYAIISEVAILILVYVLANFKGAESTANLLVTVAKQVIFIGGVLYINYKIGIQHKVWLITQLRKLKSDEAVFGLFMVFAAMLGFISEEVGMHFTIGGFLAGLILHSDLVGTKQYERLETILSGVTSGIFAPIFFAWRGMNFRAEITLMVLYGFFVVYIIRFLLTVILEWDGKPVSSLAKATGLVSFGILGLLVADLGNSYGVLTGELYSITAFTSVAGIFLSATIGRILTAVKNE; encoded by the coding sequence ATGCAGATAATAGGCTACGTCCTCATAATAATTGCATTTGGAAGATTCCTCGCAGAGCTCTTCGAAAGGCTTGGTTACCCGGGAATAGTGGGCGAGATAACAGCGGGTTTAATCCTTGGCTACGTTTTAACCAACGTTCCCGCCGAGGAAATGAACCTTCTCGCTGAATTTGGAATTTTCTTCCTTATGATTTCTGCAGGCTTAGAGATAACACCGGAAGAGCTCCACATGGGCGGGAGAAAGGCCCTTCCCGTTTACCTCGTCACGCTGGGGGTCATGCTACTCGTCACCCTGCCCTTTACGGGGTATAGAATTGGAACCGGCAACATGCTGGCGGCTTCAATACTTGCAGTAGCGAGCGCTCCGATAGTGGTAAGGCTGAAACGCTTCTTCGGTGAGGATTACCTCCACGTGGCACTATCATACGCGATAATCAGCGAGGTGGCAATACTTATCCTAGTCTACGTCCTAGCAAACTTCAAAGGTGCCGAGAGTACTGCAAACCTCTTGGTAACTGTAGCGAAACAGGTCATTTTCATAGGCGGAGTTCTCTACATCAACTATAAGATTGGAATTCAGCACAAGGTCTGGCTCATAACCCAGCTGAGGAAGCTGAAAAGCGATGAAGCCGTCTTCGGCCTCTTCATGGTCTTCGCCGCAATGCTAGGATTCATAAGCGAGGAAGTTGGAATGCACTTCACAATCGGTGGTTTTCTAGCTGGGCTCATCCTCCATAGCGATTTGGTGGGCACGAAGCAGTACGAGAGGCTGGAAACCATACTCAGCGGTGTAACGAGTGGAATATTTGCGCCAATTTTCTTCGCCTGGCGTGGTATGAACTTCAGGGCGGAAATAACCCTTATGGTCCTCTACGGGTTCTTCGTTGTCTACATTATCCGCTTCCTCCTCACTGTAATCCTCGAGTGGGACGGAAAGCCTGTGAGTTCCCTCGCGAAGGCCACTGGATTAGTCAGTTTTGGAATCCTCGGACTGCTCGTTGCTGACCTCGGCAACAGCTATGGCGTTCTGACCGGCGAGCTATATTCGATAACTGCCTTCACCTCCGTCGCGGGAATATTCCTCTCGGCAACCATTGGGAGAATTTTGACTGCGGTGAAAAACGAATGA
- the speE gene encoding polyamine aminopropyltransferase, whose translation MGYSEEERAFIEWYPRGYGVGFKVKERLFETQTKYQRLELYETEGFGKLLVLDGTVQLVEIGEESYHEVLVHPVMLAHPNPKRVLIIGGGDGGTLREVLRHDVEKVTMVEIDEMVVEVSRIYLGIDRGAFEDPRAELIIGDGVKYLRESGERFDAIIVDSTDPVGPAKLLFSEDFYRTAYEKLNDPGIYITQAGSVYLFTNELLDAYRAMKKVFDRVYYFSFPVIGYASPWAFLVGVKGGIDFRKVDISRAPKELYYYDPERHETLFQMPKYVRELLEKE comes from the coding sequence ATGGGATACAGCGAGGAAGAGAGAGCATTCATCGAGTGGTATCCCCGGGGCTACGGCGTTGGATTCAAAGTCAAGGAGAGGCTCTTTGAGACCCAGACGAAATACCAGAGGCTCGAACTCTACGAAACTGAGGGCTTCGGTAAACTCCTCGTTCTCGATGGCACGGTTCAGCTCGTCGAGATCGGTGAGGAGAGCTACCATGAAGTTCTAGTTCATCCGGTAATGCTCGCGCATCCGAACCCGAAGAGAGTCCTCATCATAGGCGGCGGTGACGGAGGAACGCTGAGGGAAGTTCTCAGACACGACGTCGAAAAGGTCACGATGGTCGAGATAGACGAGATGGTAGTAGAGGTCTCGAGGATTTACCTCGGAATTGACAGGGGAGCCTTCGAGGACCCAAGGGCTGAGCTGATAATTGGAGACGGCGTGAAATACCTGAGGGAAAGCGGAGAGCGCTTTGATGCCATAATCGTTGATTCAACCGACCCCGTTGGGCCAGCCAAGTTGCTTTTCTCGGAGGATTTCTACAGAACGGCCTACGAGAAGCTCAACGACCCTGGAATATACATCACCCAGGCGGGGAGTGTTTATCTCTTCACCAACGAGCTCCTTGATGCATACAGGGCCATGAAGAAGGTCTTCGACAGGGTCTACTACTTCAGCTTCCCTGTGATAGGCTACGCTTCACCCTGGGCCTTCCTCGTTGGGGTTAAGGGGGGGATAGACTTCAGGAAGGTTGACATTAGCAGGGCCCCCAAGGAGCTCTATTACTACGACCCCGAGAGGCACGAGACCCTCTTCCAGATGCCAAAATACGTGAGAGAACTCCTTGAGAAGGAGTGA
- a CDS encoding arginine decarboxylase, pyruvoyl-dependent — MSWTTPKRAFLGAATAEGGTKLNAFDNALLKLGIGNVNLVKLSSVIPAHIEWMDKVHDVPIGMLLPTVYAHIESDEPGMTISAALGVGISKNNEGGLIYEYAGYCTKEEAERIVRKMVEEGFANRGWELAEFKVASAEITVKDRPAAAIAVVVMFPY, encoded by the coding sequence ATGAGCTGGACGACACCCAAGAGGGCTTTCCTTGGAGCGGCCACCGCCGAAGGTGGAACAAAGCTCAACGCCTTTGACAACGCACTCCTCAAACTGGGCATAGGCAACGTTAACCTTGTCAAGCTCAGTAGTGTCATTCCCGCACACATCGAGTGGATGGACAAAGTCCACGACGTTCCGATTGGAATGCTCCTTCCAACCGTCTATGCCCACATCGAGAGCGATGAGCCTGGAATGACCATCAGCGCCGCTTTGGGAGTTGGCATCAGTAAGAACAACGAGGGCGGTTTGATATATGAATACGCCGGCTACTGCACCAAGGAAGAGGCTGAGAGGATAGTCAGGAAGATGGTCGAAGAAGGCTTCGCCAACAGGGGCTGGGAACTGGCGGAATTCAAGGTCGCGAGCGCCGAAATCACCGTTAAGGACAGGCCAGCGGCGGCAATAGCCGTCGTTGTCATGTTCCCCTACTGA